In the genome of Myxococcus stipitatus, one region contains:
- a CDS encoding BamA/TamA family outer membrane protein produces MAADLLRLLRLATLAALLSVAACATTSTPPPGPKVSTLDIQGTDQVSEGDIKDHILTSATPWWAFWPFGGPHYFDPNAWQADLRRIERYYQAQGYYQAEVVDSQVKPHGKDTVSLQVQVDEGQPTRIAGIQLEGLQTLPEPHRQEHHDRVKAILPFKEGDIFREGPWEESKTLVQEQLRELGYAEAEVSGEVQVDVDTRQAQVRLTVKPGPRYRFGNTFVATDANPQVPPRRIIEQVQGALKKGDWYSETALAEAQARVFRMGVFGAVKVNRGAPDRETATVPIVVDVREAPFRSVRLGGGIGVDAARQEVRVLGEWTHRNFLGGLRRVTVRGRAGYAFIPNIVSTTKQGPVFEVTGEYEQPRFLFRDVRHQTSLTLEKGLEQAYDFYGGKLQTGVIWQPHRNFSVFPSYNLQIYQLTGRVSADSRVPPVVLGCGDSGQVGCEVALSFLELAFTWDRRNDPVAPRDGYYISLSVQKGGGLLQGDFNYVRLLPDFRFYRSFGDEKQVVLAGKVRMGTLNPAGNSQSSIVTRFFSGGATSMRGFNGQRLSPLAALAKQEDTDGDGQPDVDVQTSEWDTVPVGGNSLFETSLELRYQISTSLMLAAFWDSGLVGVEGFDSRSAPRLFGPEHYHAVGLGLRYITVVGPIRLDIARRLNIGQGLPVDNPNYIYPTSGGCFGIGRKWKADGPTSRGATFAGAPDGQCALQLSIGEAF; encoded by the coding sequence GTGGCTGCCGACCTGCTTCGACTCCTCCGCCTCGCCACTCTCGCCGCGCTCCTGAGCGTCGCGGCGTGTGCCACCACCTCCACGCCTCCGCCGGGGCCCAAGGTCTCCACCCTGGACATCCAGGGCACGGACCAGGTGAGCGAGGGAGACATCAAGGACCACATCCTCACGTCGGCGACGCCGTGGTGGGCGTTCTGGCCCTTTGGCGGTCCGCACTACTTCGACCCCAACGCGTGGCAGGCGGACCTGCGCCGCATCGAGCGGTACTACCAGGCCCAGGGCTACTACCAGGCGGAGGTGGTGGACAGTCAGGTGAAGCCCCACGGCAAGGACACGGTGAGCCTCCAGGTCCAGGTCGACGAGGGCCAGCCCACGCGCATCGCGGGCATCCAGCTGGAGGGGCTGCAGACGCTTCCGGAGCCCCACCGCCAGGAGCACCACGACCGGGTGAAGGCCATCCTCCCCTTCAAGGAAGGCGACATCTTCCGAGAGGGCCCCTGGGAGGAATCCAAGACGCTGGTGCAGGAGCAACTGCGCGAGCTGGGCTACGCGGAAGCGGAGGTGTCCGGCGAGGTGCAGGTGGACGTGGACACGCGGCAGGCCCAGGTGCGGCTCACCGTGAAGCCCGGGCCTCGCTATCGCTTCGGCAACACCTTCGTCGCCACGGACGCCAACCCGCAAGTGCCCCCGCGCCGCATCATCGAGCAGGTGCAGGGCGCCCTGAAGAAGGGCGACTGGTACAGCGAGACGGCGCTGGCGGAGGCCCAGGCGCGCGTGTTCCGGATGGGCGTGTTCGGCGCGGTGAAGGTGAACCGCGGAGCCCCTGACCGCGAGACGGCGACGGTGCCCATCGTCGTGGACGTGCGGGAGGCGCCGTTCCGCTCGGTGCGGCTGGGTGGTGGTATCGGCGTGGACGCGGCCCGGCAGGAGGTGCGTGTGCTGGGCGAGTGGACCCACCGCAACTTCCTGGGCGGACTGCGCCGCGTCACCGTGCGGGGTCGCGCCGGTTACGCGTTCATCCCGAACATCGTCTCCACCACGAAGCAGGGCCCCGTGTTCGAGGTGACGGGCGAGTACGAGCAGCCGCGCTTCCTGTTCCGAGACGTGCGGCACCAGACGTCGCTCACCCTGGAGAAGGGCCTGGAGCAGGCCTACGACTTCTACGGCGGCAAGCTGCAGACGGGCGTCATCTGGCAGCCGCATCGCAACTTCTCCGTCTTCCCGTCCTACAACCTCCAGATCTACCAGCTGACGGGGCGCGTGAGCGCGGACTCGCGCGTGCCGCCCGTCGTCCTGGGCTGTGGTGACTCAGGGCAGGTGGGCTGCGAGGTGGCACTGAGCTTCCTCGAGCTGGCCTTCACGTGGGACCGGCGCAATGACCCGGTGGCGCCTCGGGACGGCTACTACATCAGCCTCTCCGTGCAGAAGGGCGGCGGGCTGCTCCAGGGCGACTTCAACTACGTGCGGCTGCTGCCGGACTTCCGCTTCTACCGCTCGTTCGGCGACGAGAAGCAGGTGGTGCTCGCGGGCAAGGTGCGGATGGGGACGCTCAATCCCGCGGGCAACTCGCAGAGCTCCATCGTCACCCGCTTCTTCTCCGGTGGCGCCACGTCCATGCGCGGCTTCAACGGACAGCGGCTGTCCCCGCTCGCGGCGCTCGCGAAGCAGGAGGACACCGACGGCGACGGCCAGCCGGACGTCGACGTCCAGACCTCCGAGTGGGACACCGTGCCCGTGGGAGGCAACAGCCTCTTCGAGACGTCGCTGGAGCTGCGCTACCAGATCTCCACCAGCCTGATGCTCGCGGCGTTCTGGGACTCGGGGCTGGTGGGCGTGGAGGGCTTCGACTCGCGCTCCGCGCCGCGCCTGTTCGGTCCCGAGCACTACCACGCGGTGGGCCTGGGCCTGCGCTACATCACCGTCGTGGGCCCCATCCGCCTGGACATCGCGCGGCGGCTGAACATCGGCCAGGGCTTGCCTGTCGACAACCCGAACTACATCTATCCCACGTCCGGAGGCTGCTTCGGCATCGGCCGCAAGTGGAAGGCGGACGGGCCCACCTCTCGCGGTGCCACCTTCGCGGGCGCACCGGATGGGCAGTGCGCGCTTCAGCTCTCGATTGGAGAAGCGTTTTGA
- a CDS encoding translocation/assembly module TamB domain-containing protein has translation MSQRRWGRRLLWGLLAGVGLVVLAVAGALLWATSAPGERWLLHKGLGLANEQFAGRLEVGGLDVDLPGAILTGVKLYDPEGELVAEIARVEARVRPGALLSQHVDLTRARVEAPRLYLAQDERGLNLSRALAARVSKPEEPPSPRGKLRVDLQELVLEDGHVDFKQELDDDGERHVRLEDFDARGSGSYAVATRGFTVALESTGGLALPVKGPLRLNVKGSGQEDSLQADVSLDLAGLVLDATASMTLPADTAPGEPPGVLKVNADVRQLTVPPDLTRGFVPTWPLRAPVSLMGKVGLEGERVFANVQGKAAEATFEVKGDVNLERLRTEGLIVKARGVDLSALVDSGPKTNLSADLMAKGGGTSLETLDGEVDLTVSPSRYLGQPLGPVELKASAKDGHYTLSRLRVLVPGASLHAQGDGTTKALRVKGGLTAGDLSLLSQALTRLLPGTSPPLAGSGTLEFRVEGSARAPGINAQGTFTSLAYGDFAVKNLTLNAEVPDVTHPLSADATVVVGELRAGARQFRDVSANFTTEGRKLEASVRALGDTMLGLTLSGLVDEDTHGLQLQAMTLSWPEATWKLQAPTHVRLDSGEVAVEPALKLTSDAQEISVLGSLIGEQLTARVDLEAVDLSRLPRLAVPESLGLGGTVSGFVTAKGRLARPDAQAQVRWRDGRVAEYSDIQVSLDGRYEKDRATGKLTASNPAARVSADFDVPVQGVLKRRRDTLDLTVRLENLDVTQAMALLKRTEPVTGTASGELRIHGTARDPRLTLRLNGQALNYTAPPPGFSLKQPLDLELHAASDAQDGTLDARVDVKGLGSQTYVVLHTPFTLGGMLAHPPKADDLLSASVDLEARVADLPLAQFEGVGGLEEPGGTVSAQLFLTGSAMVPQARMSVKASGLTAYGLPPVDGQLGVVGDDQDVRVTLAAQREDKPLVQLDVTLEAPLGALQDQEVYGHIPLQLKGRLGPMPIQHLPGVAKASVKSTTNSRSVAPESKSLQGELAVELTARGTLDTPHIELTAGAQKLGMGDLALGQARVQYGYQNARSTFDVLLSAPAGGTLHVDGNVALDVSLPALRKGLDTARAPLDVTLNARDFDPSFLSGAVEVVRGVGGMIQADAKLTGTVAAPIFRGTLQWKDGKLALMGMGEYRDIQLDLDATQEALSVKKLAVKAGGGSLWLEAPLTATSTRNGEYELSSPAEKPYPLRAQNFPIVYDDQLMALLSMRAKVEGTLSNHLVNLRNVSIPEATIELPEVKRKDLQAMGRPDDIVLVRRGVPLERRKRKQPQQPSPGEPQPETPQAPATPPPEQEATEPGDESSPSRAYWVNVNAPRNLWVKGSDVNVELGLSEDFRIEYTDQARLFGQVRVLRGRVDVLGRRFDVQRDSIVSFTGPPAVPYINVTAEHRNETANVTVFVTIRGQGRDFTLKPTSEPPMPESEIYTLLATGRRTLERGSGASMTASAQAASVVGSLVANEARKALAAKLPLDVLSIEAGGSGIAGTKLEVGTYVTDKIYVGYTGRVGANVQQGENSNAVRFEYQFGPRWSLEGQYGDARSGGLDLIWSNEY, from the coding sequence TTGAGCCAGCGACGCTGGGGGCGACGACTGCTGTGGGGCCTGCTCGCCGGGGTGGGCCTGGTCGTGCTCGCGGTGGCGGGCGCGCTGCTGTGGGCGACGTCCGCGCCGGGTGAGCGCTGGCTGCTGCACAAGGGGCTGGGGCTGGCCAACGAGCAGTTCGCCGGGCGGCTGGAAGTCGGTGGGCTGGATGTGGACCTGCCGGGCGCCATCCTCACGGGCGTGAAGCTGTATGACCCGGAGGGCGAGCTGGTGGCGGAGATTGCCCGCGTGGAAGCACGCGTGCGACCCGGCGCGCTCCTGAGTCAGCACGTGGACCTCACGAGGGCCCGCGTGGAAGCCCCCCGCCTCTACCTGGCCCAGGACGAGCGAGGATTGAATCTCTCTCGCGCGCTCGCCGCGCGGGTCTCCAAACCCGAGGAGCCGCCCTCTCCGCGCGGGAAGCTCCGCGTGGACCTCCAGGAGCTGGTGCTCGAGGACGGCCACGTCGACTTCAAGCAGGAGCTGGACGACGACGGCGAGCGCCACGTGCGCCTGGAGGACTTCGACGCCCGAGGCAGCGGGAGCTACGCCGTGGCGACGCGCGGCTTCACCGTGGCGCTGGAGTCCACCGGTGGGCTCGCCCTGCCCGTGAAGGGCCCGCTCCGGTTGAACGTGAAGGGCAGTGGCCAGGAGGACTCGCTCCAGGCCGACGTGAGCCTGGACCTCGCGGGGCTCGTGCTGGACGCGACGGCTTCGATGACGCTCCCGGCGGACACGGCTCCGGGAGAGCCTCCGGGCGTGTTGAAGGTGAACGCGGACGTGCGCCAGCTCACCGTGCCTCCGGACCTGACGCGCGGCTTCGTCCCCACCTGGCCGCTGCGCGCGCCCGTGAGCCTCATGGGCAAGGTGGGGCTCGAAGGCGAGCGGGTGTTCGCGAACGTCCAAGGCAAGGCCGCGGAGGCGACCTTCGAGGTGAAGGGCGACGTGAACCTGGAGCGCCTGCGCACCGAGGGCCTCATCGTGAAGGCGCGCGGCGTGGACCTCTCCGCGCTGGTGGACTCGGGCCCCAAGACGAACCTCTCCGCGGACCTCATGGCGAAGGGGGGTGGCACGAGCCTGGAGACCCTCGACGGAGAGGTGGACCTGACGGTGTCTCCCTCGCGATACCTGGGCCAGCCGCTGGGGCCCGTGGAGCTGAAGGCCTCCGCGAAGGACGGCCACTACACGCTGTCCCGTCTGCGCGTGCTGGTCCCCGGCGCGTCCCTCCACGCGCAGGGCGATGGCACCACGAAGGCCCTTCGGGTGAAGGGCGGACTGACGGCGGGCGACCTCTCGCTGCTGTCCCAGGCCCTGACGCGACTCCTGCCCGGCACGTCCCCTCCCCTGGCGGGAAGCGGCACGCTGGAGTTCCGCGTGGAGGGCTCCGCGCGAGCGCCCGGCATCAACGCCCAGGGGACCTTCACCTCGCTGGCCTATGGCGACTTCGCGGTGAAGAACCTCACGCTCAACGCCGAGGTCCCCGACGTCACCCATCCCCTCTCCGCGGACGCGACGGTGGTGGTGGGGGAGCTGCGCGCCGGTGCCCGCCAGTTCCGGGACGTGTCCGCCAACTTCACCACGGAGGGGAGGAAGCTGGAGGCCAGCGTGCGCGCCCTGGGTGACACGATGCTCGGCCTCACGCTGTCGGGACTGGTGGATGAAGACACCCACGGTCTGCAGCTCCAGGCGATGACCCTCTCGTGGCCGGAGGCCACCTGGAAGCTCCAGGCCCCCACCCACGTGCGACTCGACAGCGGCGAGGTGGCGGTGGAGCCCGCGCTCAAGCTGACGTCCGATGCGCAGGAAATCTCCGTGCTCGGCTCGCTCATCGGAGAACAGCTCACCGCCCGCGTGGACCTGGAGGCCGTGGACCTGTCGCGGCTGCCTCGGCTGGCCGTCCCCGAGTCGCTCGGGCTGGGCGGCACGGTGTCGGGCTTCGTCACCGCGAAGGGCCGCCTGGCGCGCCCCGATGCCCAGGCGCAGGTGCGCTGGCGCGATGGCCGCGTGGCGGAGTACTCGGACATCCAGGTGTCGCTCGACGGGCGCTACGAGAAGGACCGCGCCACGGGGAAGCTGACGGCGTCGAATCCAGCGGCCCGCGTCTCCGCCGACTTCGATGTGCCGGTGCAGGGCGTGCTCAAGCGGCGCAGGGACACACTGGACCTCACCGTCCGGCTGGAGAACCTGGACGTCACCCAGGCCATGGCGCTGCTGAAGCGCACGGAGCCGGTGACGGGGACGGCCTCCGGCGAGCTGCGCATCCACGGCACCGCGAGAGACCCGCGGCTGACGCTTCGACTCAACGGCCAGGCGCTGAACTACACCGCGCCGCCTCCGGGCTTCTCGCTGAAGCAGCCGCTGGACCTGGAGCTGCACGCGGCGTCGGACGCACAGGACGGCACGCTCGACGCGCGCGTCGACGTGAAGGGCCTGGGCTCCCAGACGTACGTCGTCCTGCACACGCCCTTCACGCTGGGCGGGATGCTGGCGCACCCGCCCAAGGCCGATGACCTGCTGTCGGCCTCGGTGGACCTGGAGGCGCGCGTGGCGGACCTGCCCCTGGCCCAGTTCGAGGGCGTGGGCGGACTCGAGGAGCCGGGAGGCACCGTCTCCGCGCAGCTCTTCCTCACCGGCTCCGCGATGGTGCCGCAGGCGCGCATGAGCGTGAAGGCCTCGGGCCTCACGGCGTATGGACTGCCGCCCGTGGATGGCCAGCTCGGCGTCGTGGGCGATGACCAGGATGTGCGCGTGACGCTGGCGGCGCAGCGCGAGGACAAGCCGCTGGTGCAACTGGACGTCACGCTGGAGGCCCCGCTGGGCGCGCTCCAGGACCAGGAGGTCTACGGACACATTCCCCTCCAGCTCAAGGGCCGGCTGGGCCCCATGCCGATTCAGCACCTGCCCGGCGTGGCGAAGGCGAGCGTGAAGAGCACGACGAACTCCCGCTCCGTCGCGCCCGAGTCCAAGAGCCTCCAGGGCGAGCTCGCGGTGGAGCTGACCGCGAGAGGAACGCTCGACACGCCCCACATCGAGCTCACCGCGGGCGCGCAGAAGCTCGGCATGGGCGACCTGGCGCTCGGACAGGCGCGGGTGCAGTACGGCTATCAGAACGCCCGCTCCACCTTCGACGTGCTGCTCTCCGCTCCGGCGGGAGGCACCCTGCACGTGGATGGAAACGTGGCGCTGGACGTGTCCCTGCCCGCGCTTCGCAAGGGCCTGGACACCGCGCGCGCGCCGCTGGACGTGACGCTCAACGCGCGCGACTTCGACCCGTCCTTCCTCTCCGGCGCGGTGGAGGTGGTGCGCGGCGTGGGCGGGATGATTCAAGCGGACGCGAAGCTCACCGGCACCGTCGCCGCGCCCATCTTCCGGGGCACGCTGCAATGGAAGGACGGCAAGCTCGCGCTGATGGGCATGGGCGAGTACCGCGACATCCAGCTCGACCTCGATGCGACGCAGGAGGCGCTGTCGGTGAAGAAGCTGGCCGTGAAGGCCGGCGGAGGCTCGCTCTGGCTGGAGGCGCCGCTGACCGCCACGAGCACCCGGAATGGGGAGTACGAGCTGTCCAGCCCCGCGGAGAAGCCCTACCCGCTGCGCGCCCAGAACTTCCCCATCGTCTACGACGACCAGCTCATGGCGCTGTTGAGCATGCGCGCGAAGGTGGAGGGCACGCTGTCCAACCACCTGGTCAACCTGCGCAACGTCTCCATCCCCGAGGCCACCATCGAGCTGCCGGAGGTGAAGCGCAAGGACCTCCAGGCCATGGGGCGCCCCGACGATATCGTGCTCGTGCGGCGCGGCGTCCCGCTCGAGCGGCGCAAGCGCAAGCAACCCCAGCAGCCCTCTCCCGGCGAGCCCCAGCCGGAGACACCGCAGGCCCCGGCGACACCTCCGCCCGAGCAAGAGGCGACCGAGCCCGGCGACGAGTCCTCGCCCTCGCGCGCCTACTGGGTGAACGTGAATGCGCCGCGCAACCTCTGGGTGAAGGGCTCCGACGTCAACGTGGAGCTGGGGCTGTCCGAGGACTTCCGCATCGAATACACCGACCAGGCGCGCCTCTTCGGACAGGTGCGTGTGCTGCGCGGACGGGTGGACGTGCTGGGCCGGCGCTTCGATGTCCAGCGCGACAGCATCGTGAGCTTCACCGGCCCGCCCGCCGTCCCCTACATCAACGTCACCGCCGAGCACCGCAACGAGACGGCCAACGTCACCGTGTTCGTCACCATCCGAGGCCAGGGGCGCGACTTCACGCTGAAGCCCACCAGCGAGCCGCCCATGCCCGAGTCCGAAATCTACACGCTGCTCGCCACCGGCCGGCGCACCCTGGAGCGAGGCTCCGGCGCATCCATGACGGCCAGCGCCCAGGCCGCGTCGGTGGTGGGCTCGCTCGTCGCCAACGAGGCTCGCAAGGCCCTGGCCGCCAAGCTTCCGCTGGATGTGCTCTCCATCGAAGCGGGGGGCTCGGGCATCGCCGGCACCAAGCTGGAGGTGGGCACGTACGTCACCGACAAGATTTATGTCGGCTACACCGGACGCGTCGGCGCCAACGTGCAGCAGGGAGAGAACTCCAACGCGGTCCGATTCGAGTACCAGTTCGGACCGCGCTGGAGCCTGGAAGGTCAGTACGGCGACGCGCGCTCGGGCGGTCTCGACCTCATCTGGAGCAACGAGTACTGA